The following nucleotide sequence is from Drosophila takahashii strain IR98-3 E-12201 chromosome 3L, DtakHiC1v2, whole genome shotgun sequence.
GCCAAAACAGTCTGAGGAAATTCCAACGCATCCCCGTCTTCATTGTCGACTATCACAACGATGTTCTGGAGTTCATCTACCGCTGCTTGGCCACCCGTCATCTTCCCCTGGCGAACAACACCCTCGTCCACTTCGATTCCCATCCGGATCTCGTCATTCCCCGACATATAGCCGCCAGTTCCACGTACGAAAAGGAAACCATGCTCAACGAACTGAGCATCGAGAACTGGATCATGCCCACCCTATATGCTGGTAAGTAATCCTCCTGGGAATAACCGATTCCTTATCTTAAGTAtccataaatttatattaaaagtttacCACAAACCGAATAATAATAGCTATAATTTCACAAAGCAATACACGACAATCTTACCGcagttttgatttaaaatttataaaaattaaattatataaatgtaCTAATTGAGACATGCAAAAAAACAATCATTCTtatatgtaaaatttttaaattaattttgaaaaatcttgTATTTGACtcttaacaattttaaaatatcagaaTAAAATGACCGTCTAACTTCTATAGCTCGAATTTACTTATTTCTAATTTTGTCTAAAATTGTttagaaatttgtttaaagaaacaaaaccaaatatgGGGACTTCCACCAAAAactccaccaagccaaaaacctttaaacttaaataaaacatatttccacatgattttgccgccATATTAGCATAGCATATTGAgcatagtttgattatttataTGACAAGCCCCAATAATATACGCAAAAGTTAGTTTTTGCCTATTTTTTtcagtaaaaccaaaaccatttcattgcgacatgtttgaacaacattctaaaaaaaatcacattgaAATAttacttccccgaaatccacttcaatttttgtcccgagcgaatacggcagctttttaacgatatcttaaaaaataaaagtgggacaaaatcaagatttttacacaaaatagagcGTGGAAAGAATGATCccataattaaacaaaaatagtttttttttttaatttttttttaacttgaaaggtgtgcaaatgtctcGAGCTACAATATGGAAATGCCCATATATAAACATTAATATTAACCAATGCATTGGTTGTTCTACTCCAAGGTTTTCGAACTTTTAGATTGATAAAAGATTAAAAGTCGAAATTAACCAAATTTCCAATGCTTGACGAcaataatttgattaaaaggAATTTCAAATTCtgatgaaacatttttaaaagaaatcattttaaaacctCAACTAATAAAAGTATTTCACTTTCGTTTAGGTCATTTTAACCGAGTGGTGTGGCTGAAGAACTCGTGGTGCCAGCAGCTGCCAACCGGCAGGCATGACTTCAAAGTGGGACAAAAGGACGATCGGATAGGAGTGGACTGTCCACTGGACTACTTTATAGCCGATGGCAACTACTGTACTACCGAGGATCTCCAGGAAGCGAAGAGCGTGGAGCTGCAGGTTCACGATGCAGACAACGAAAATCTCAATCCCAATGACTTCTTGGCGGAAAGTGATTCCAAGGGATTCGTTCTAGATATAGACCTTGATTTCTTCAGCACCTCCAACCCGTTTTTAGAGATCTACAAGGATGCCGATTGCTACAATCAACTGAAGGAGATCTTCCATTTCGAGAGCGTGGAAAAGGTGAAAAAGTCGGGAACTGCTTCTATAGCTGATTACTTGGCCACAGCGGACAGGCGACAGACTCAGTTGGATGCACTGAAGACGATTTTCTGGCACTTGGAGGAGGAGCGCAATTTTGAGGGACTTGAGAAACCGGATGAGACTGTGGTTACTCCCGAGGTGTAtgctaaaattgtaaaacttgCCGAACAGCTGCAAGAAAAGTATCCAGACGATGAAATCGACTGGCATTTGATATTCGATTCGGGCAGCACCACCGACAATAATGGCTTGCCCCACCACATCAGCACTGCCGAGGAGTTGGAGACGTACTTTGCCAACTTCAAGAGATTCTTAGAACGACTACCGATTCCCCCAGTGGCAATCACAATGGCCCATTCCGCACAAGATGATTATTGCCCCCAGGATCAGGTGGCATTTATCGAGGAACGCGTTCTGCGGCTGCTACGGGATGTTTTTGGCGATAAACTGCATGAGAAAGCCATCCTGCACTATATGGACGATCCTTGGGATGTGATGAAGCTATAAGCTAACAAATATCTAAAGAGGTTTTCCACCCGCCATCTCGAAATAGTTTTAGACATTACGATTGGGCGGGAAAACCCCATGACTTGGAGATCCCTGTAGTGATTTCAAACTAGAACTCAAAGATGAAAAATCCAATTACATTTATAACAATATTTTGTACTTTTAAATATACGCAACGTATTTATTACAGacccttaaaaaatgtgtGTGGTTTCGGGAatgttttcataaaaatttgccagggaaaaacaatttacaataattttatgcaagtatttatttatgtctAAAAGTAAATACTATGTTTTTGTTACAAATTCACAGGTATGCAAGGAAAACCAATGCTCGAAATctcatttattaatttgataacgTGTAAACACCTGGCATTTCTGGATGTGGTTGGGGGGCCACCTCATTGAGGGCAGTCAACTTTTAATTGTCGACCCCAATTCGTGGCCAAAATCAATAAGCCAATGGCCCCGGGCGAAACTTTCAGTAACATTTGGTGGTTCAGTCGATGTGGaaggtttaaatataaaattgagaGACATAGTGAGTTTACTTAAGCTACTTAAACACTTTCTGCTTTGATCTATAggtaatacaaattaaatttttgaatatcATAAAATAACAGGGTAGGAATTTCTtgaagatattttgattgggaTCACAGCTCCTCCTTATCGCCTTTAGGTTTTTCCTTCTTCGCTTTTGGTGGAGCAAGTTGCTCCTTGAGACACTCCCTTTCGGCCTTTTTCTTGAGGACATTATCTTCGCAGAGGTGTTTCTTCAGGGACTTCTCATCCTGGTGCTTAAAGTACCAGTCGCTGATGGTCTCCTCGTACTCCTCCAATAGATTTTCGCACTGTGTCTTCATTTGGGTGACCTCTACTGGGGGCTTATCCCACAGCTCGTAGGGTATTCCCAAATCCACTTTGACGCCCTTATCCACAAGACCATGGAGGGTTTGGAAGGTCTGCGACATTCCCTTGGCGAATCTCGTGCTGTCGCTGCGTTCCTTATGGAGATTGTACTCCAGAACGCGCTCGCAAACGTTCTCCAGAGATTCCAGCAGTCGCAGTTCGCTACGCCGGTACTCGGTGCGCTTCTTGGGCTTCACATCGTCCACGGAGTATCCGATTTCGATAACGTCGTGGGATTTCCCAGTTTCTCCAAGACGCGCCTCCAGTTCGGCGGCCAGGATTTTGCAGGCTTCACAACGGTTCGCATAGCGAACTCCCTGTTCCTCTTCGGGGGAATCCCCTCTGGTCAACTGGAGGAGGACAGCGAGTCCCAGGAAAACAGGAAACCCTTTGGGGCGCATTTTCGCAACTTGATAACttcaaaaacaataataaatctGACGTGGAAATGCCGGTCGCGATAAGACCAGTGTTTTAAAACTCCCACCAGTAAACAGTTCTGCCAAGTTGGCTTTTTTTCCGCCAATTCGATTGGGATTTTTAAAACGGCATTAGTCAgacatataaaataattattgctTTTACCTTATtgatggttttatttttcgtcaAAAAATTCGGAATATAAAAGTCTTAACaatttagggctagtactcaaccctacaaaaagtcgtccaaaacagaaaattttatataaaaaaaaaaacgtcaagaaatttttttcatttgaagttttttgtttttgacgactttttgttgggttgagtactagcccttaacaAGAaccaatttacaaaattattaaccaataaaaatttagaaaagttacTTACTTGACTATTTAAATACgatcatttttaacttaacCATCAAAGTTActgaaacattttgtttttaatcaataccgtataaaaatacagtataaaaatatatggttcctgtttaattttaagacaTAGAtatgttttcttaaatttcgtTAAACCGATGCCCTAAATGGTTTTCCCAATTAAAATAGTAAGCTCAATAACAGATGTTCTTACGTGGTGAAACACATATTTTCGTAATAAGACTCGACCGAAATCAAAGTAGTTACATTCGTACATATATAGTAACTAAATCCgataattaattttgatttaatccCTGTTTTTCAAAGataactatgtttttttttaatattaaaatctctTTTAAAGAAAGTAAAGTACACCTGTTGCACTATCGTgtgaatatataaaatgtttggctTAGTTTACAGTTGGCCATCAGTTAAAACTTATTAAGAGTCGCTGTTTTCAAATTCAGCCTGAAATATTGCTGGTATTTCGTTTACCATATCACTCGCTAGCAGGCTACGTCCGAACTTCTGAAAAGCAGCTGAGTTTAGCCTCTTGACAAAATAACTGGAGGCACAAGCAGCTATAAACGCAGGATTTTCTTGATTTGACTGTAGCGACCAATAGAAGAAGGTGGCCAAGGATCCGGAGAGCAAGTCGCCCTGACCACCGCACCTACGACCAGAGCCTCCGGTTGGCAAGGTGTGAACTTCGTTGATTTGgggaaaatgaattttatcgTTAGCGCCTTTTTCCAGAACGACTACTCCATCTCCAAGCAGAGACATTTTTTTACGCGCCTCATTGATATCCTCTCCAAATAGTCTCCGGAATTCCATGACATTGGGTGTCAGGATGACATTGCGTTGTCCGCAGATCAAATCAAGGTTATCATTAAGAAGAAACAGTCCGTCGGCGTCAATAACAACTGGTTTTTGAACATCCATACAAATCTTCAGTAAGTTAGATGCGGTTTTTAAGATACCTGGTTCTCGACCCAGTCCAGGGCCAATAACCTTAAAGGGTTCTAAATTTAGAATTTACGAAAAATGTTTGTATTTACTATAAGTACTTACAATCACATGAAGTCGATCCAACCAGGGCGTTATTTTTTCCACTGTATCTACGCAATCCAGAACTGGGTGTACGATAAGATCAGGACTATAAGACTTGATAATTGCGGATGCATTGGAATGACAAAACACATGCGCCAAATCAGCTCCAACTCTTATTGATGAAATGGCCGCAAAGTAGGGGGCACCGGTGTATTCCAAGGACCCACCGATTACGCCGATGCGTCCATACTGCCCtttgtgtttgttgttggtcAGTTTTGGCACAACTGTTTCTTTAAACAATCCCAACAGCTTTGGCAAATTAACAGATATTTCCGTAATCGCTGACATCTTTTCAGAAGTAGTTATCtttgttgtttgttatttgttattatCAAGACTAGTGATGAGCCATTTTCTCAAATACGCTATCGTTGACGTTACAATTTTTGCGTTGCGGAAAATATATGTTTCACACGGGAAATGCAAACAGTAATCACATGTATTGGTTTTTaattctatttaaaaaaaaaccgtaaaaataggatttaaataaaaacatatgggcacttccaataTTGTCGCTcaggacatttgcacacctttaaagtagaaaaaaaattggaaaaaaattgattttatttttaataatgggcttttcttttcactcttcccaagctctattttgtgtaaaaatcttgattttgtaccacttttagttcttAAGATAccgttaaaaaactgccgtatttgCTCggaacaaaaatagaagtgattTTCGGGGAAGTTAATTTAACACTAGaatttagcgaattctgatggaatatttgaatgcgattttttttagaatgttgtccaaatatgtcgctgtgaaatggttttggttttactcaaaaatggtttgccgtttttttttatgcagtttcaaccacacaACCACGCTCGGGACATACTggctgttttgcttttaacttaatactttaacatttaaatgaagcattcagtacaaaaaaatgtcacGTATTACCATTCCTAAAGGATAAATTCACAACTGAAGACGGGTccatattggtggggtttgtcataaaaacaaactactccaaatttgtagttaagctcaggatccaactaattagaaactaatatcggggcaaaatcatgttgaaatatgttttattcaagtttcaaagtttttggcttggtggactttttggtggaagtgcccatatgcttTTAGGTGGGAGACATATCCaccaaaacttttaatttttttaaacattgaaAATGACTTTTAcgggatttaaataaatagtattaaactttttttcatcaaaacatttttataagctttgttttttattaccaTTGTTTCtaactattttattaataagtaAAGCAATTTTAGGGGACAACTTAAagtttaatcaaaaataacattaattaaattcaaatgtatTAAGTTACCTTTTGGTTCTAACATTATTTGCTAAAAACAGCTACGTAAATTGGGATGCGCGGTTTTCCAGCACTTAGTAACACGATTTCCTTACGCTATCGACAAGGAATCGACTTTGAAATTCACTTTTAACCGCTGCCCCGGCAACCAGTGGCTCCAAAACAAAGCACCATGCTTTTGCACCCCAAATCCTGAATTCCCGCCCCACAAGTTGGCTCCTTTCCGGCAGTCAAAAAGACTTTCACTTAAAGTTAGCCGAAAAATGTCGCACAAAAGATTCTATGTAAAGTTGGACCTTCAACTTCATGCGGTTGGTGGTGGAATTGGTGGATTTACCTATGACCTCAAGGCTATTTCCCCTTTCAGCTTACCTGTCCAGGAGTTTGGCTTTGCTCGCACGGCTTTTTGGAGGCCACCATCAAAACCTTGGGTTACTACTTTCGAACGGGCGCAATGGAGCCTCGATTTCCTATGCTGTGCCACGATCAATTCACCATGGAGGGATATTTCAAGAGTGTTGGATGCTTGGAGGACATGCACCAGCTACTGAAGGCGGAACAGTTGGAGATAACTGTCTGGCAGAATGGTCGAAGGTTGGCCTACTTCGTGGGAAACCTCTCGGATGTGATGCAGCCAACTATTCCTCGACTGAGCTGCGCCCACAGCGCCAATGTCCAGCTGCTGATGAAGGCGACGCCGGCCTTTCCCGGAATTCTGGCGCCAAAGGTGGAGTTATCCGCCCAATTGACCACGCAGGACCGAAGAAAGGGCTGCAGTTGCTCCAGTTTCAGGGAAGAATCGGTTCCCGTTGCTCCTCCGGTTAATCGCCATGTGGAGAGCCGATGCCTGGGACACTTGGACCAGCCGCGAAAGCAGCAAACCGTGTGCCATGGCAGGAAATCCAATTGTTGCGCAGGTGCAAGTAATGCCGGATGGAGAGGAGCTTCTCCTGAACAACTGCGACAGCAGGAGCGGCGTCTGTCCACCTGCTCGAGCACAACCCAATTGAGTAGTCTCAGCCAGAGCTCCTCGCTGACGCAGTGCAGCCATTTGAGCAGCAGTAGCAATCCTTTGGACGATCATCACAATAGCTGTTATATCTGCCAAGCCTACAGGCGCATGTTTCCAGCTTATTGAATAAATTAcgaaaagaaatataatatttagggtattcaattgcgttgcataGGTTTGAAAAGTGTAAGCAGTTCCAACAACTATTTCCATATAAAATAGCCTATGTATACAAATCTGTTGCACTTGTGTAGAAGTATTGGTTTAAAATAGAggttttaaatactaaaaagTCGGGTTTGAGGGTATGGTGATGTCAACCCAAAAGCTGATTGacgcttaagaattcgcgtattAATTTTGTTGGTCTACTTTTGGCGaccaatgtttttttatttggtaaaTGCCCTTCGTAAACGATGCTAATATATGCATACATAGGCCAAATAATTcgctgttttcttttttttgggtatttaATTAAGGGCTTAGATAAGACAGTAAGGAAGT
It contains:
- the Naxd gene encoding ATP-dependent (S)-NAD(P)H-hydrate dehydratase — protein: MSAITEISVNLPKLLGLFKETVVPKLTNNKHKGQYGRIGVIGGSLEYTGAPYFAAISSIRVGADLAHVFCHSNASAIIKSYSPDLIVHPVLDCVDTVEKITPWLDRLHVIVIGPGLGREPGILKTASNLLKICMDVQKPVVIDADGLFLLNDNLDLICGQRNVILTPNVMEFRRLFGEDINEARKKMSLLGDGVVVLEKGANDKIHFPQINEVHTLPTGGSGRRCGGQGDLLSGSLATFFYWSLQSNQENPAFIAACASSYFVKRLNSAAFQKFGRSLLASDMVNEIPAIFQAEFENSDS
- the LOC108069287 gene encoding uncharacterized protein, yielding MSHKRFYVKLDLQLHALTCPGVWLCSHGFLEATIKTLGYYFRTGAMEPRFPMLCHDQFTMEGYFKSVGCLEDMHQLLKAEQLEITVWQNGRRLAYFVGNLSDVMQPTIPRLSCAHSANVQLLMKATPAFPGILAPKVELSAQLTTQDRRKGCSCSSFREESVPVAPPVNRHVESRCLGHLDQPRKQQTVCHGRKSNCCAGASNAGWRGASPEQLRQQERRLSTCSSTTQLSSLSQSSSLTQCSHLSSSSNPLDDHHNSCYICQAYRRMFPAY
- the CNPYb gene encoding protein canopy homolog 4, yielding MRPKGFPVFLGLAVLLQLTRGDSPEEEQGVRYANRCEACKILAAELEARLGETGKSHDVIEIGYSVDDVKPKKRTEYRRSELRLLESLENVCERVLEYNLHKERSDSTRFAKGMSQTFQTLHGLVDKGVKVDLGIPYELWDKPPVEVTQMKTQCENLLEEYEETISDWYFKHQDEKSLKKHLCEDNVLKKKAERECLKEQLAPPKAKKEKPKGDKEEL
- the MESR6 gene encoding UPF0489 protein C5orf22 homolog encodes the protein MESDTLDKESAAAALKKLSQSESPESAKKWVPKVGEEEGEGEEAPPTKRQKTADEKEENRENQEEDEDSEDSEDLDDEVDDDDDDEEIPLLIPARGIPQSSSQNSLRKFQRIPVFIVDYHNDVLEFIYRCLATRHLPLANNTLVHFDSHPDLVIPRHIAASSTYEKETMLNELSIENWIMPTLYAGHFNRVVWLKNSWCQQLPTGRHDFKVGQKDDRIGVDCPLDYFIADGNYCTTEDLQEAKSVELQVHDADNENLNPNDFLAESDSKGFVLDIDLDFFSTSNPFLEIYKDADCYNQLKEIFHFESVEKVKKSGTASIADYLATADRRQTQLDALKTIFWHLEEERNFEGLEKPDETVVTPEVYAKIVKLAEQLQEKYPDDEIDWHLIFDSGSTTDNNGLPHHISTAEELETYFANFKRFLERLPIPPVAITMAHSAQDDYCPQDQVAFIEERVLRLLRDVFGDKLHEKAILHYMDDPWDVMKL